The Anastrepha ludens isolate Willacy chromosome 2, idAnaLude1.1, whole genome shotgun sequence genome contains a region encoding:
- the LOC128856352 gene encoding tubulin alpha-1D chain — protein sequence MSSRGEIIQIHIGQAGVQIANACWELYCLEHGIMANGALCQMPNDDSFLTFFGISGMALKVVPRIIIVDTEPTVIDEIRTGAYRYLFHPDTLISGKEDAGSNFARGYNLLGHDLIDRTMDAIRRVAEQCHNLRGFLIFRAIGGGTGSGFGTLLLENLAEAYGKKTTKAEFLVFPSPSLSPIIVEPYNALLATHYSMDYVDVSFIVDNEALYEICDTKLGVSAPTYTNLNRIIGQVVSAFTASQRFYGTNNVSFEEFQTNLVPYPRIHYPLLTYAPLVPVSKYPYVNSDVGQLTQSCFHPGNQMVRCNPTLGKYMACVLLYRGDVSPNDINVSIQQIKSSRTTRFVDWTPTGFKIGVNAMPPVFVPGGDLAPTSRAVCAISNNTIIRSAWCRLVSKFDKLYNRRAFVYHFVGEGMEEGSLSEASQNVCQLVADYYEVESSARSSATHAYDE from the exons ATGTCAAGCCGC GGTGAAATTATACAAATTCATATTGGACAAGCCGGGGTGCAAATAGCGAATGCCTGTTGGGAATTGTATTGTCTGGAGCATGGAATCATGGCGAATGGCGCGTTGTGCCAGATGCCCAACGACGACTCGTTTCTCACGTTTTTCGGCATATCGGGCATGGCACTGAAAGTTGTGCCTCGCATAATCATCGTCGATACGGAGCCAACAGTTATTG ACGAAATACGAACGGGCGCCTATCGTTACCTCTTTCATCCGGACACTCTTATAAGCGGCAAAGAAGATGCGGGCAGCAACTTTGCGCGCGGCTATAATCTCTTGGGTCATGATCTCATCGATCGCACAATGGACGCTATACGGCGAGTGGCAGAACAGTGCCACAACCTACGTGGTTTTCTAATATTTCGCGCCATAGGCGGTGGTACAGGCTCCGGATTCGGCACGCTGTTACTGGAGAATCTGGCCGAAGCGTATGGCAAAAAGACGACGAAAGCGGAGTTTTTAGTATTCCCTTCACCCTC GCTATCGCCCATTATTGTGGAGCCCTACAACGCTCTTTTGGCAACACACTACTCCATGGATTATGTAGATGTATCGTTTATTGTGGATAATGAAGCCCTGTATGAGATTTGTGACACAAAACTTGGCGTTTCAGCGCCGACCTACACGAATTTGAACCGCATCATAGGACAG GTGGTTTCAGCATTTACGGCGTCGCAGCGCTTTTATGGCACCAACAACGTTTCCTTCGAGGAATTCCAAACGAATCTAGTGCCGTATCCACGTATACACTATCCCCTACTCACCTATGCGCCGCTGGTGCCGGTCAGCAAGTATCCTTACGTGAACAGCGATGTGGGTCAGCTGACGCAGTCGTGCTTCCATCCAGGCAATCAAATGGTGCGCTGTAATCCAACGCTGGGCAAGTATATGGCCTGTGTGCTGCTCTACCGAGGTGACGTTTCGCCGAATGACATCAATGTCTCGATACAGCAAATTAAATCGTCGCGAACCACGCGTTTTGTGGACTGGACACCGACCGGTTTCAAAATTGGCGTAAATGCCATGCCGCCTGTCTTTGTGCCGGGCGGTGATTTGGCGCCGACATCGCGCGCAGTCTGCGCCATTTCCAACAACACGATCATACGAAGCGCTTGGTGTCGGCTGGTCAGTAAATTCGACAAGCTGTACAATAGACGCGCCTTCGTGTATCACTTTGTGGGCGAGGGTATGGAGGAAGGCAGCCTATCGGAGGCATCGCAAAACGTGTGTCAGCTTGTTGCTGACTACTATGAAGTGGAGTCCTCAGCGCGCAGTTCAGCAACGCATGCGTATGACGAATGA
- the LOC128856361 gene encoding SPRY domain-containing protein 7, translating to MFCCLRACLNGNMGKTASSAANRQREPEIFLDSSFAGPDAILLSKQLRITGSGGALATAPLVQSKSYFEIKIQQGGSWSVGLATRQADLTKQVGGCDKETWCLCSDNATRHNDEAFLPVTVTTQEPTSVIKNLVNGTAAAAGLIGIEDVPEDNLLGTDVNVSSENGDSNLIAQPHHDFPDEGDIVGIAFDHIELNFYFNGKNLEVPFRNVKGTVYPAVFVGNGAIVDIILDNFHYGPPPGFDKIMLEQSLL from the exons ATGTTTTGTTGTTTGCGCGCTTGCCTCAATGGAAATATGGGGAAAACAGCTTCTTCGGCAGCTAATCGACAACGCGAACCAGAAATTTTCCTCGATTCTTCGTTTGCGG GACCTGACGCCATACTGCTCTCGAAGCAGCTGCGCATCACCGGCTCCGGCGGTGCCTTGGCCACTGCGCCGCTTGTGCAATCCAAATCatactttgaaataaaaatacaacaagGAGGCAGTTGGTCGGTCGGCTTGGCAACGCGCCAAGCGGATTTAACAAAACAGGTTGGCGGCTGTGACAAGGAAACGTGGTGCCTCTGCTCAGATAATGCAACGCGGCATAACGACGAAGCCTTTCTGCCGGTAACCGTGACGACCCAAGAACCAACTAGCGTTATCAAAAACCTAGTAAATGGCACTGCAGCTGCTGCCGGACTGATTGGCATAGAGGATGTACCTGAAGACAATCTGCTGGGCACTGATGTAAATGTCAGTAGTGAAAACGGAGATAGCAACTTGATTGCGCAGCCGCATCATGATTTTCCCGATGAAGGAGACATTGTGGGTATAGCATTCGATCATATAGAGTTAAATTTCTActttaatggcaaaaatttgGAAGTGCCATTCCGCAATGTTAAAGGTACTGTCTACCCAGCTGTATTTG TGGGCAATGGTGCCATTGTAGACATTATCTTGGACAACTTTCATTACGGGCCGCCGCCGGGCTTCGACAAAATTATGCTCGAACAATCACTGCTTTAA